The following are encoded together in the Robertmurraya sp. FSL R5-0851 genome:
- a CDS encoding sn-glycerol-3-phosphate ABC transporter ATP-binding protein UgpC has translation MAELVLDHIYKIYDNKVTAVEDFNLHIQDKEFIVFVGPSGCGKSTTLRMIAGLEEISKGDFSIDGKRVNDVAPKDRDIAMVFQNYALYPHMSVYDNMAFGLKLRKFPKDEIDRRVQEAAKILGLEPYLDRKPKALSGGQRQRVALGRAIVRDAKVFLMDEPLSNLDAKLRVQMRAEIAKLHQRLQTTTIYVTHDQTEAMTMATRLVVMKDGVIQQVGAPKEVYEKPENVFVGGFIGSPAMNFLTGKIEEGKFVAGKTAIAIPEGKMKVLREQGYVGKEIILGIRPEDIHDEPVFIEASQGTKIHVKIDVSELTGAETMLYSSIEGQDFVARVDSRSDIKPGQSIDLAFDLNKAHFFDVTTESRIR, from the coding sequence ATGGCTGAGTTAGTATTAGATCATATTTACAAAATTTACGACAATAAAGTAACTGCTGTTGAAGACTTTAACCTTCATATTCAAGATAAAGAGTTTATCGTATTCGTTGGACCATCTGGTTGCGGAAAATCAACAACTTTACGTATGATTGCTGGTCTTGAAGAAATCTCTAAAGGTGATTTTTCTATTGACGGTAAACGTGTAAATGATGTTGCACCAAAAGATCGTGATATTGCCATGGTATTCCAAAACTATGCTCTTTACCCACATATGAGTGTTTATGACAATATGGCTTTTGGATTAAAGCTTCGTAAATTTCCTAAGGATGAAATTGATCGCCGTGTTCAAGAAGCTGCAAAAATCCTTGGTCTAGAACCTTATCTTGATCGTAAGCCAAAAGCACTTTCTGGTGGTCAACGTCAGCGTGTGGCGTTAGGTCGTGCGATTGTGCGTGATGCAAAAGTATTCTTAATGGATGAGCCATTATCAAACCTTGATGCTAAACTTCGTGTTCAGATGCGTGCTGAAATTGCAAAGCTTCATCAACGTCTACAAACAACAACTATTTACGTAACACATGACCAAACAGAAGCAATGACAATGGCTACTCGTCTTGTTGTTATGAAGGATGGAGTTATCCAGCAAGTTGGAGCACCAAAAGAAGTATACGAAAAGCCTGAAAATGTATTCGTTGGTGGATTTATTGGATCACCAGCAATGAACTTCCTAACAGGAAAAATCGAGGAAGGTAAATTTGTAGCAGGCAAAACTGCTATCGCTATCCCAGAAGGAAAAATGAAAGTATTACGTGAGCAAGGGTATGTTGGTAAAGAGATTATCCTCGGTATCCGTCCTGAAGATATTCATGATGAGCCTGTTTTCATCGAGGCTTCTCAAGGAACAAAAATCCATGTAAAAATCGATGTATCAGAATTAACTGGTGCTGAAACGATGCTTTATTCAAGCATTGAGGGTCAGGATTTCGTAGCGAGAGTAGACTCTCGTTCAGATATTAAACCTGGTCAATCAATCGATTTAGCCTTTGATTTGAACAAAGCTCACTTCTTCGATGTAACTACAGAATCAAGAATTCGTTAA
- a CDS encoding PucR family transcriptional regulator, with protein sequence MLKKVHQLYKDSKYSNQQPTLEETKEYDWFYEENEEGWLGIKKDSLDPKEKQLLDALFHSFEPPVIEFQSQGWYNFLFSDENVPLQKQERRVRIIHLHCSGEDWEQKDLELALKGFLSEEIIIFWESPHHAVLIEHESHSFLMAENFLEISETFENDLYLRVSFFIGKFHSATEELKELFHQDHQFFKQALEWKLHERVFTFENIFPTLLSNSLTTELLKAIEVQLLQPLMDDPETLATIQVYLENNLNASVTAKKLYIHRNTLQYRVDKFTEKAGVNLKDYPSAITLYIACLLQSQKQK encoded by the coding sequence ATGCTAAAAAAAGTTCACCAACTATACAAAGACAGTAAATATTCAAATCAACAGCCTACACTTGAAGAGACAAAAGAGTATGACTGGTTTTATGAAGAAAACGAAGAGGGCTGGCTTGGTATTAAAAAAGACAGTTTAGACCCAAAAGAAAAACAGTTACTAGATGCCCTTTTCCACTCTTTTGAACCACCTGTTATAGAGTTTCAATCTCAGGGATGGTACAATTTTTTATTTTCGGATGAGAACGTCCCTTTACAAAAACAAGAGCGTCGGGTTCGAATCATTCACCTTCATTGTTCAGGAGAGGACTGGGAGCAAAAAGATTTAGAACTTGCTTTAAAAGGCTTTTTATCTGAAGAAATTATTATTTTTTGGGAAAGTCCACATCATGCTGTGCTTATTGAACACGAATCTCACAGCTTTTTGATGGCAGAAAATTTCTTGGAAATCTCTGAGACATTTGAAAACGATCTTTACTTACGTGTCAGTTTTTTCATTGGAAAGTTTCACTCTGCCACAGAGGAATTAAAGGAATTATTCCATCAAGATCATCAATTTTTCAAACAAGCTTTAGAATGGAAGCTCCATGAAAGAGTATTTACATTTGAGAACATATTCCCAACTTTGCTCTCGAACAGTCTCACCACTGAGCTTTTAAAAGCTATAGAAGTCCAACTTCTTCAGCCTTTAATGGATGATCCAGAAACGCTCGCAACCATTCAAGTATATTTAGAAAATAATTTAAACGCGAGTGTTACAGCAAAGAAGTTATACATTCACCGAAACACCTTACAATACCGCGTAGACAAGTTTACAGAAAAAGCTGGCGTAAATTTAAAAGATTATCCTAGTGCCATAACCCTTTATATTGCTTGTCTACTACAATCACAAAAGCAAAAATAG
- a CDS encoding metal-sensitive transcriptional regulator has protein sequence MEYSQEMKNRLKRLEGQVRGVIRMMEEEKHCKDVVTQLSAVRSAVDRAMGYIVAKNLEACIREANDEGKNAEDAIQEAVNMIVKSR, from the coding sequence TTGGAATACTCACAAGAAATGAAAAACCGATTAAAACGGCTTGAGGGTCAGGTTCGTGGAGTAATACGTATGATGGAAGAGGAAAAACATTGTAAAGATGTGGTAACTCAGCTATCAGCTGTGCGATCGGCAGTCGACCGTGCAATGGGATATATTGTAGCAAAAAATTTAGAGGCATGTATTCGTGAAGCAAATGACGAGGGGAAAAACGCCGAGGATGCCATTCAAGAGGCTGTAAATATGATAGTAAAAAGTCGCTAG
- a CDS encoding YheC/YheD family protein produces the protein MTSLILGNPFIGILTSKKGEKNLAGNIPLFRSIQQELLKTGGISIVFSPEDILSNGIKAAKYEPSNNTWETVIAPFPHLVYNRVPFRKHENTTIFKEAVALFKEQSIPFFNPGFLNKYDCYLQFKEHMDLKQYFLPTIKVDDKTALEKFLLAHRSLYIKQGNSSMGRGIHMIKRRRDGKVLLIDQSRQTIYHDFHHYWEQWSTKFLKILYIAQQAASPQLYQGKRYDFRILAVFQGEKHIPVGVGVRQSGHQQVTTHIPNGGKLLPYSLFQTKEHDLLIEKIVELCGRELNRKYGFFAEFSIDSGLTTDGKFVIYEINSKPMSFDEKTIEEKRVKMLCELFRSSIEKK, from the coding sequence ATGACTTCCCTCATTCTTGGGAATCCTTTTATCGGTATCTTAACCAGTAAAAAAGGTGAAAAGAACCTAGCTGGAAATATTCCGTTATTCCGATCTATTCAACAAGAGTTATTGAAGACAGGTGGAATATCTATTGTATTCTCTCCTGAGGATATTTTAAGTAATGGAATAAAAGCAGCAAAATATGAACCTAGCAATAATACATGGGAGACTGTAATAGCTCCCTTTCCACACCTAGTATACAACCGGGTTCCGTTTCGAAAACATGAAAACACCACCATCTTTAAAGAAGCTGTAGCTCTATTTAAAGAACAATCCATTCCCTTTTTTAACCCAGGTTTTTTAAACAAATACGATTGTTATTTGCAGTTCAAGGAGCATATGGATTTAAAACAATATTTCTTGCCAACAATAAAAGTAGACGACAAAACAGCACTAGAAAAATTTCTTTTAGCTCATCGTTCTCTCTATATAAAACAAGGCAATTCTTCCATGGGGAGAGGCATTCATATGATTAAACGGAGAAGAGATGGGAAAGTTCTGCTCATAGATCAAAGTCGGCAGACTATATATCATGACTTTCATCACTATTGGGAACAATGGTCTACTAAATTTCTCAAAATATTATATATTGCACAGCAAGCAGCAAGTCCTCAACTATATCAAGGCAAACGGTATGATTTTAGAATATTGGCTGTTTTCCAAGGCGAGAAGCATATCCCTGTAGGAGTAGGTGTTAGACAATCAGGTCATCAACAAGTAACTACACATATTCCTAATGGAGGGAAGCTCCTTCCTTACTCACTATTTCAAACAAAGGAACATGACCTGTTAATCGAAAAAATCGTAGAGCTTTGCGGGAGAGAATTAAATAGGAAATACGGCTTCTTTGCTGAATTCTCCATCGATTCAGGGTTAACAACAGATGGAAAATTTGTGATTTATGAAATTAATTCAAAGCCAATGAGCTTTGACGAAAAAACTATTGAAGAAAAACGGGTGAAAATGCTTTGCGAGCTTTTCCGTTCCTCTATAGAAAAGAAGTAA
- a CDS encoding YheC/YheD family endospore coat-associated protein, translating into MKKQYRIDISDHLEKGTIYFPAELSKHHAPTRVSFGTFATQAKCYPHPDGKNTLVLSPDIAETIKVPSLDIPFHLFIADKTIHVGPLIGVFTSGFTPFAMRPIGERSIFFSKLLSVKKFVGALPFVFGEQHINWEEGTIEGLIYHKNGWQSIILPFPNVIYDRLPNRRSEKKAALRKVKDRLQSEYLIPWYNPGFFNKLDVFERLESVGAVSSLLPETHPFTSFSMIERMLSLYGHVYVKPMNGSLGLGIYQVLYDRDQNHYYCRFRDTDGINRLRKFETLESLMKHTFPNNKLNHLIVQQGIHLLRHERCPVDFRVHTNKDENGRWKVSAVAAKVAGPGSVTTHVKSGGCIKTIEEVIENKEEQKKLLQKLSEASLLLSHVLENHMEGIVGEIGFDLGVDREGKVWLFEANSKPGRSIFKHPDMKEFDLLTRKLSLAFGVFLSEQAIKKPGEVFK; encoded by the coding sequence ATGAAAAAACAATATCGAATTGACATTAGCGACCATCTTGAAAAAGGCACCATATACTTTCCGGCTGAGCTATCTAAACATCATGCTCCAACTCGTGTCTCTTTCGGAACATTTGCGACTCAAGCAAAATGCTATCCACATCCCGATGGAAAAAACACTCTTGTTCTTAGTCCTGACATTGCAGAAACTATTAAAGTCCCGTCTTTAGACATTCCGTTTCATCTGTTCATTGCAGATAAGACCATTCATGTTGGTCCTCTTATTGGTGTTTTCACCTCTGGTTTTACTCCATTTGCTATGCGGCCGATTGGGGAAAGATCCATCTTTTTTTCGAAGTTATTATCTGTCAAAAAGTTTGTTGGAGCCCTCCCATTTGTTTTTGGCGAACAACATATCAATTGGGAAGAAGGAACGATAGAGGGACTTATCTATCATAAGAACGGTTGGCAATCTATCATTTTACCGTTCCCAAATGTCATTTATGATCGACTCCCAAACCGCCGAAGTGAAAAAAAGGCGGCGTTGCGAAAAGTGAAAGATCGCTTGCAATCCGAGTATCTTATTCCTTGGTATAATCCAGGCTTTTTTAATAAGTTAGATGTATTTGAAAGGCTTGAATCGGTTGGTGCCGTTTCCTCTCTACTACCAGAAACACATCCTTTTACTTCTTTTTCAATGATTGAAAGAATGCTATCTTTATATGGTCATGTGTATGTAAAACCAATGAATGGAAGCCTGGGTCTTGGAATTTATCAAGTCCTTTATGATCGAGACCAGAACCATTATTATTGTCGGTTCCGAGATACTGATGGAATCAACCGTCTTAGAAAGTTTGAAACATTAGAATCTTTAATGAAGCATACCTTTCCGAATAACAAGCTCAATCACCTTATTGTCCAACAAGGGATACATCTTCTACGCCATGAGCGCTGTCCAGTCGATTTCCGAGTTCACACCAATAAAGATGAAAATGGACGTTGGAAAGTTAGCGCCGTTGCAGCAAAAGTAGCTGGACCTGGAAGTGTGACAACACATGTAAAAAGTGGTGGTTGTATAAAAACGATAGAAGAAGTGATTGAAAATAAAGAGGAACAAAAGAAGCTACTGCAAAAGTTATCTGAAGCTAGTCTTCTACTTAGTCATGTGTTAGAAAATCATATGGAAGGCATTGTTGGAGAAATTGGGTTTGATTTAGGAGTCGACCGAGAAGGAAAGGTTTGGCTTTTTGAGGCAAACTCAAAACCAGGTCGTTCGATTTTCAAGCATCCTGATATGAAGGAATTTGACCTATTAACTCGTAAACTTTCTCTTGCATTTGGTGTCTTTTTATCAGAGCAAGCGATTAAGAAACCAGGAGAGGTTTTTAAATGA
- a CDS encoding YheC/YheD family protein: MLTFGFMTLNLRNENSYFSGIAQAASNFGISCFRFVPSNIIPTSELIVGEKYNPSESRWIKAEFPLPDVLYDRCFYGDDTHSQSCLSIVRWLKKRKDVTFLGYGLPNKMELYDVLNHSKLHPYLLHSALVAHADQVIHSLSHINPAIIKPINGSQGKGIYFIKKEKEQYIVETDKKGKHVNRVFESKELFSAWLQSLLKKKTFLIQPYKHLTNKDGHPFDLRILLQKNQHGKWMVRGKGIREGSIGSIVSNVSAGGKILTFEDWSKENTPSSFLLKEIQYILSLLPTVLEGTFRPLFEIGVDIGIAKDGSLWILDVNSKPGRKVVVSTTPEVKALLDLAPILYAKHLMEQKRSLMNHEKTISN; encoded by the coding sequence ATGCTGACCTTTGGATTCATGACATTAAACCTGAGGAATGAAAATTCTTATTTTAGTGGAATTGCCCAGGCTGCCAGCAACTTTGGAATCAGTTGCTTTAGATTTGTCCCATCGAATATTATCCCAACTTCAGAACTTATCGTTGGAGAGAAATATAATCCGAGCGAGTCCCGCTGGATAAAAGCGGAATTCCCACTTCCTGATGTTTTGTACGACCGATGCTTTTATGGTGATGATACACATTCTCAAAGTTGCCTTTCCATTGTACGCTGGTTAAAAAAACGAAAGGATGTAACCTTTTTAGGATATGGTCTTCCAAACAAAATGGAACTTTATGATGTCTTGAATCATTCTAAGCTTCATCCTTATCTTCTTCACTCAGCACTAGTCGCTCATGCTGATCAAGTGATACACTCGCTTTCCCATATCAATCCAGCCATTATTAAGCCCATCAATGGTTCACAAGGAAAGGGCATATATTTTATTAAAAAAGAAAAAGAACAATATATTGTTGAAACCGATAAGAAAGGGAAACATGTGAACCGAGTCTTTGAATCAAAAGAACTTTTTTCAGCTTGGCTTCAATCTCTTTTAAAAAAGAAAACATTCCTTATTCAACCTTATAAACATTTAACCAATAAAGATGGGCACCCCTTTGACCTTCGAATCTTGCTACAAAAGAATCAACACGGGAAGTGGATGGTTCGTGGCAAAGGTATTCGTGAGGGTTCTATTGGCTCTATTGTCTCAAATGTTAGTGCTGGGGGGAAAATTCTTACCTTCGAGGACTGGTCAAAAGAAAATACTCCATCTTCTTTTCTTTTAAAAGAAATTCAATATATCTTGTCCCTTCTTCCAACTGTTTTAGAAGGTACCTTCCGTCCTTTATTTGAAATCGGGGTAGACATCGGAATTGCGAAGGATGGATCACTGTGGATACTAGATGTAAATTCAAAGCCAGGAAGAAAAGTCGTTGTTTCTACCACACCTGAAGTAAAAGCCTTGTTAGATTTAGCTCCAATCCTTTATGCAAAACATCTGATGGAGCAAAAAAGGAGTTTGATGAATCATGAAAAAACAATATCGAATTGA
- a CDS encoding YheC/YheD family endospore coat-associated protein, producing the protein MATSYLPITVIPTETFQTKANCIQISRAIASYFHILARPTIFLKIGRVCIEVNAEISDIPKNEVHLPSFLFSQFKIPNKATKYLAKFIDEFNTLIVGPIVALMTDSTETNYEPNFRSVHTFCEELHYHTQQTGGLFYVFESDDFSIDEISGYYYNDGWKKHTFPPPDVVYNRIHSRKKERSDHFNKIKNEMTRLNIPFFNDRFLSKWDVHELLIQEDHLQPHLPETLLFTETHFLELLNKHSSLFIKPIHGSQGRKILHLYKESHSFIVKVSTGTQSDDFMSFSNVERFFKWFSRFRKNTTYIIQQGIPLLLYKNRHIDFRVLCHKNLHNAWKVTSVVARISGEKQFVANIARGGETYKPVKALTELFEKNVAIQQLVDMKELAREIATVISNKTDGITGELGLDIGIDQDGKLWLIEVNSKPSKNFEEQDVKIRPSTRAIMELCTTLAFEYKSKELEENIHADLWIHDIKPEE; encoded by the coding sequence ATGGCTACTTCTTACTTACCTATTACGGTGATTCCTACCGAAACGTTTCAAACAAAAGCAAATTGTATCCAGATAAGCCGAGCAATAGCAAGTTATTTTCACATTTTAGCACGTCCTACCATATTTCTAAAGATTGGTAGGGTCTGTATAGAAGTTAATGCGGAAATAAGTGATATACCAAAAAACGAAGTACACTTACCTTCATTCCTATTCTCACAATTTAAAATACCTAATAAAGCAACAAAGTATTTAGCAAAATTTATTGATGAATTCAACACCTTAATAGTTGGTCCTATTGTAGCCCTTATGACAGACAGCACGGAAACGAATTATGAGCCTAATTTCCGGTCTGTTCATACATTTTGTGAGGAACTTCATTACCATACACAGCAAACAGGTGGACTTTTTTACGTATTTGAAAGTGATGATTTTTCAATAGATGAAATTAGTGGCTATTACTATAATGACGGGTGGAAAAAACATACATTCCCACCCCCTGATGTAGTTTATAACCGCATTCACTCAAGAAAAAAAGAACGTAGTGACCACTTTAATAAAATTAAAAACGAAATGACAAGATTGAATATTCCATTCTTTAATGACCGTTTCTTATCTAAATGGGATGTTCATGAACTGTTAATTCAAGAAGACCATTTGCAACCACATCTCCCAGAAACTTTACTGTTTACGGAAACCCATTTTCTTGAATTATTAAATAAACATTCTAGCCTATTTATTAAACCTATTCATGGTAGTCAAGGGAGAAAAATCCTACATCTATATAAAGAAAGTCACTCATTTATCGTAAAGGTTTCCACTGGAACACAAAGCGATGATTTCATGTCCTTTTCTAATGTTGAGCGTTTTTTCAAATGGTTTTCACGCTTCCGAAAAAATACAACCTATATTATTCAGCAGGGCATCCCCTTGCTTTTATATAAAAATCGCCACATCGATTTTAGAGTATTATGTCACAAAAATCTTCATAATGCATGGAAAGTCACCTCTGTAGTAGCCAGAATTTCAGGTGAAAAGCAATTTGTAGCAAATATCGCTAGAGGTGGTGAAACCTATAAACCAGTTAAAGCATTAACAGAGCTCTTCGAAAAAAATGTGGCGATCCAGCAACTCGTGGATATGAAAGAGTTAGCCAGAGAAATTGCAACTGTTATTAGTAATAAAACAGATGGTATTACCGGTGAACTGGGTTTAGATATAGGCATTGATCAGGATGGTAAGCTTTGGCTGATTGAGGTTAACTCAAAGCCCTCGAAAAACTTCGAAGAGCAGGACGTTAAAATCCGACCTTCCACAAGAGCAATAATGGAATTATGTACAACACTGGCTTTCGAGTACAAAAGCAAGGAATTGGAGGAGAACATACATGCTGACCTTTGGATTCATGACATTAAACCTGAGGAATGA
- a CDS encoding DUF445 domain-containing protein: protein MNIAITIVFMVVIGAVIGGFTNSLAIKMLFRPYRALYIGKWRVPFTPGLIPKRRDELAEQMGKMVVDHLLTPESIQKKFLNEQFQKDMITVAQTELDQLLRSELTLAQVFDRLGFKHIETSATEKLSLFIHNKYEEMMPRFREKPIKDVLPKELQEKLSEKIPVISEYILIKGKDYFNSAEGQLRVERMINDFVRERSGMLGNMLQMFLGNVNLTEKIRPEILKFLENEGTKDLITTLLLKEWEKLLNKKTEEFEDQLGKEQLLQMINQTVIKLVKMDQFFQKPISELLENNRESIINDFVPAGLRLVFDWTTGRMETILERLHLAEIVREQVETFSVERLEEMVLSISRSELKMITYLGALLGGVIGLFQGIVVIFIG, encoded by the coding sequence ATGAATATAGCAATAACCATAGTCTTTATGGTTGTCATTGGAGCAGTGATTGGAGGGTTTACTAACTCGCTTGCCATTAAAATGCTGTTCCGCCCGTATCGAGCACTTTATATAGGGAAATGGAGAGTGCCGTTTACTCCTGGATTAATTCCAAAGCGAAGAGATGAATTAGCTGAACAAATGGGGAAAATGGTGGTTGATCACCTGCTAACTCCTGAAAGTATCCAAAAGAAATTTTTAAATGAGCAATTCCAAAAGGATATGATAACCGTTGCTCAAACGGAGCTTGATCAACTGTTAAGAAGTGAACTTACTTTAGCACAAGTCTTCGACCGGCTAGGCTTTAAGCATATAGAAACAAGTGCAACCGAAAAACTGTCCCTATTTATTCATAATAAATACGAGGAAATGATGCCACGCTTTAGGGAGAAACCAATAAAGGACGTGCTTCCAAAGGAACTTCAAGAAAAATTAAGTGAAAAGATCCCTGTAATTAGCGAATATATTTTAATAAAGGGGAAGGATTACTTTAATAGTGCCGAAGGTCAGCTTAGAGTGGAAAGAATGATCAATGATTTTGTCCGTGAACGAAGTGGGATGTTAGGGAATATGCTACAGATGTTCTTAGGAAATGTAAATCTCACAGAAAAGATTCGTCCAGAGATTTTAAAGTTTCTTGAAAATGAGGGTACAAAGGACCTGATAACGACACTCCTTTTAAAGGAATGGGAAAAACTATTAAATAAGAAAACGGAAGAATTTGAGGATCAATTAGGAAAAGAGCAATTATTACAAATGATTAATCAAACAGTTATAAAACTTGTGAAGATGGATCAATTTTTTCAAAAACCTATTTCAGAACTACTTGAAAATAATCGTGAGAGCATTATTAACGATTTTGTTCCTGCCGGCTTACGTTTAGTCTTCGACTGGACTACTGGCCGTATGGAGACAATTCTTGAACGATTACACTTAGCAGAAATTGTGAGAGAGCAAGTCGAAACGTTTTCAGTAGAACGCCTTGAGGAGATGGTATTATCCATTTCTAGAAGTGAATTAAAGATGATCACGTACTTAGGAGCATTGTTAGGAGGAGTGATCGGCCTTTTCCAAGGTATTGTTGTTATTTTCATTGGATAG
- a CDS encoding YlbF family regulator, with protein MAVNLHDAAYELEKAIRSSNEYASLRRIYDEVNADPSAKQMFENFRNLQLELQQKQMMGQEITQEEVEQAQKTVALVQQHEKIAQLMEAEQRMSMIIGELNQIIMKPLEELYGAMGQ; from the coding sequence ATGGCGGTTAATTTACATGATGCAGCTTATGAATTAGAAAAGGCGATTCGCTCAAGTAATGAATATGCGAGTTTAAGAAGAATTTATGATGAAGTAAATGCGGATCCATCCGCTAAACAAATGTTTGAGAATTTCCGTAACTTACAGCTTGAATTACAACAAAAGCAAATGATGGGCCAAGAAATTACTCAAGAGGAAGTAGAGCAGGCGCAAAAGACAGTAGCACTTGTTCAACAACACGAAAAAATTGCTCAGCTAATGGAAGCTGAACAAAGAATGAGTATGATTATTGGTGAATTAAACCAAATAATCATGAAGCCACTAGAAGAACTCTATGGAGCTATGGGACAATAA
- a CDS encoding Cof-type HAD-IIB family hydrolase — protein MIYRLLAINIDGTLLQSNGRIQRSTKEAVEYVQGKGIYVTLVSSRSFPSAKKVAKALKLDSYLVTHRGAYIASSMDQPVLVRRISEDVTFELVRLLEAFHCQIRLVDDRYSLANRSRVSNNLLAKTVFSSGDPVFYSHQYVDSLSDAISDEPCSPPKIEIYFERKEDLQDAKKAIYTMYDEVDTLQLDDLRLEIVPKGASKLTGLLYLGERLGVKRSEMVVIADALDDIDMIEKVGLGVAMGNAPVEVKKAADWVTRSNNENGVGYVVKEHFRKQQPIEFLKKMNIIK, from the coding sequence ATGATTTATCGTCTGCTTGCTATAAATATAGACGGAACGCTTCTTCAATCAAACGGGCGAATCCAAAGGTCAACCAAGGAAGCCGTTGAATATGTCCAGGGAAAGGGAATTTATGTTACGTTAGTATCATCTAGAAGCTTTCCATCAGCAAAGAAAGTGGCAAAGGCATTAAAGCTCGATTCTTATTTAGTCACACACCGTGGAGCTTATATTGCAAGCTCGATGGATCAACCGGTATTAGTAAGAAGAATTTCGGAGGATGTCACCTTTGAGTTGGTTCGATTATTAGAAGCCTTTCACTGTCAAATTCGATTAGTAGATGATCGGTATTCACTGGCCAATCGCTCAAGAGTTAGTAATAATTTACTAGCAAAAACAGTGTTTTCTTCAGGGGATCCGGTCTTTTACTCACATCAGTATGTTGATTCACTAAGTGATGCCATTTCAGATGAACCATGTAGTCCACCAAAAATTGAAATATATTTTGAGAGAAAAGAAGACCTTCAGGACGCAAAGAAAGCTATCTACACGATGTATGATGAAGTCGATACATTGCAACTGGATGATCTTCGGTTAGAAATTGTACCAAAGGGTGCATCCAAGTTAACAGGTCTTTTATACTTAGGAGAAAGACTCGGTGTGAAGCGTTCAGAAATGGTTGTAATTGCTGATGCATTGGATGATATAGATATGATTGAAAAGGTTGGGTTAGGTGTTGCCATGGGGAATGCACCCGTTGAGGTAAAAAAGGCAGCCGATTGGGTTACACGATCAAATAATGAAAATGGAGTCGGATATGTAGTAAAGGAACACTTCCGGAAGCAACAGCCGATTGAGTTCTTAAAGAAAATGAATATTATCAAGTAA